From one Candidatus Chlorobium masyuteum genomic stretch:
- the rplC gene encoding 50S ribosomal protein L3 produces the protein MGAILGKKIGMTRLFNDKREAVSCTIIEAGPCFVTQVKRVDTDGYDAYQVGIGERSEKKINKPLQGHYKKAGVTPGYKLAEFDFTELNQELELGSPVSVDSFTEGEKVNVLGVSKGKGFAGVVKRHNFGGGSRTHGQSDRLRAPGSVGGSSDPSRVFKGTRMAGRMGSDNITVKNLEIVKILPESNLIVIKGSVPGPRNSYVKIVSIKK, from the coding sequence ATGGGTGCGATTCTTGGAAAGAAAATCGGCATGACCCGTTTATTCAATGATAAACGCGAAGCTGTATCCTGCACGATTATTGAGGCAGGTCCATGCTTTGTGACGCAGGTTAAGCGTGTTGATACAGATGGCTATGATGCTTATCAGGTTGGTATCGGTGAAAGAAGTGAGAAAAAGATCAACAAGCCTTTGCAGGGTCACTATAAAAAAGCAGGTGTAACCCCGGGTTACAAGCTGGCCGAGTTTGATTTTACCGAGCTCAATCAGGAGCTTGAACTGGGCAGCCCTGTCAGTGTTGATTCCTTTACGGAAGGCGAGAAGGTCAATGTTCTCGGCGTTTCAAAAGGCAAGGGATTTGCCGGCGTTGTCAAGCGCCATAACTTTGGCGGTGGTTCAAGAACCCATGGTCAGTCAGACAGGCTGAGGGCACCGGGTTCTGTTGGTGGTTCATCTGATCCATCAAGGGTTTTCAAGGGTACCAGAATGGCCGGACGAATGGGATCGGACAATATCACAGTTAAGAATCTTGAGATTGTAAAGATTCTCCCTGAGTCCAATCTTATCGTCATCAAGGGATCTGTTCCCGGACCAAGAAACTCCTATGTCAAGATTGTTTCTATAAAAAAGTAA
- the fusA gene encoding elongation factor G, whose amino-acid sequence MARLVDLDKVRNIGIMAHIDAGKTTTTERILYYTGRLHRMGEVHDGGATMDWMEQEKERGITITSAATTCFWVPKFGNYSGINHRINIIDTPGHVDFTVEVERSLRVLDGAVALFCAVGGVEPQSETVWRQANKYGVPRIAYVNKMDRTGANFFDTVKAIRERLGANPVPLQIPIGEGEIFAGFVDLIRMKGIIYDKEDGSTYNEVEIPHDLQNEARTWRINMLEAVSEVDDTLLEKYLNGEEITEQEVRNVLRQATLKVTIIPVLCGSSFKNKGVQFMLDAVVEYLASPVDVGAVEGHHPRTEEPVTREPKDEEPFAGLAFKIATDPFVGKLTFFRVYSGVLKAGSYVLNTMTGKKERIGRILQMHSNKREDIDCVYSGDIAAAVGLKDVRTGDTICDENNPVVLEKMVFPEPVIEIAIEPKTKADNDKLGMSLAKLAEEDPTFKVKTDDETGQTLIAGMGELHLEILVDRLKREFKVEANVGQPQVAYRETIRKSVEFEGKFVRQSGGKGQFGLVVLRVEPLEEGKGYEFVDAIKGGVIPREYIPAVNAGVQQAMKSGVVAGFAMQDIKVTLLDGKYHEVDSSEMAFKIAGSIGFKGAAKKADPVLLEPIMKVEVVTPEEYLGDVMGDLSSRRGHIEGMGQRAGAQFVNSKVPLSAMFGYSTDLRSMSQGRANYSMEFDCYREVPRNIAEALQEKRVSKDSE is encoded by the coding sequence ATGGCAAGGCTGGTTGATTTAGATAAAGTTCGCAATATCGGCATCATGGCTCACATTGATGCTGGAAAGACAACGACGACAGAGAGGATACTCTACTATACCGGTCGTCTGCACAGGATGGGTGAAGTGCACGACGGTGGTGCGACGATGGACTGGATGGAGCAGGAGAAGGAGCGTGGTATTACGATTACTTCCGCTGCAACAACCTGTTTCTGGGTGCCGAAGTTCGGTAACTATTCCGGCATCAATCACAGAATCAATATTATCGATACTCCCGGACACGTTGACTTCACGGTTGAGGTTGAGCGTTCCCTGCGTGTGCTTGATGGCGCGGTTGCACTTTTCTGTGCAGTCGGCGGTGTTGAGCCCCAGTCCGAGACGGTCTGGCGCCAGGCGAACAAGTACGGTGTTCCGAGGATTGCCTATGTCAACAAGATGGACAGGACCGGAGCCAACTTCTTTGATACCGTCAAGGCGATCAGGGAGAGGCTTGGAGCAAACCCTGTTCCGCTTCAGATTCCTATCGGCGAAGGCGAGATATTTGCCGGTTTTGTCGATCTGATCAGAATGAAGGGTATTATCTATGACAAGGAAGACGGCAGTACCTACAATGAGGTTGAAATTCCCCATGACCTGCAGAATGAAGCAAGGACATGGCGCATCAATATGCTTGAGGCGGTTTCCGAGGTTGATGATACTCTCCTTGAGAAGTATCTGAACGGAGAGGAGATTACGGAGCAGGAAGTTCGCAACGTGCTTCGTCAGGCTACGCTGAAGGTTACTATTATTCCGGTGCTTTGCGGTTCATCATTCAAGAACAAGGGTGTTCAGTTTATGCTTGACGCTGTAGTCGAGTATCTTGCATCTCCGGTTGATGTCGGAGCTGTCGAGGGTCACCATCCCCGTACCGAGGAGCCTGTAACCAGAGAACCGAAGGACGAAGAGCCGTTTGCCGGTCTTGCCTTCAAGATTGCTACTGATCCTTTCGTTGGAAAGCTTACCTTTTTCCGTGTTTACTCCGGTGTCCTTAAGGCGGGCAGTTATGTACTGAACACCATGACCGGCAAGAAGGAGCGTATTGGTCGTATCCTTCAGATGCACTCAAACAAGAGAGAGGATATAGATTGTGTTTACTCTGGCGATATCGCTGCGGCTGTCGGTTTGAAGGATGTCAGAACCGGTGATACGATCTGCGATGAAAACAATCCGGTGGTTCTTGAGAAAATGGTTTTTCCTGAGCCGGTTATCGAGATTGCTATCGAGCCTAAAACAAAAGCTGATAATGACAAGCTTGGCATGTCACTTGCAAAGCTTGCTGAAGAGGATCCAACCTTCAAGGTCAAGACTGATGATGAGACTGGTCAGACCCTGATTGCCGGTATGGGTGAGCTTCATCTTGAGATTCTGGTTGACAGGCTCAAGCGTGAGTTCAAGGTAGAGGCCAATGTGGGTCAGCCGCAGGTTGCCTACCGTGAAACCATCAGAAAGTCTGTTGAATTTGAGGGAAAATTTGTCCGTCAGTCCGGTGGTAAAGGTCAGTTCGGTCTGGTTGTACTCCGGGTTGAGCCGCTTGAAGAGGGCAAGGGATATGAATTTGTCGATGCGATCAAGGGCGGAGTTATTCCGAGGGAGTATATTCCTGCCGTTAATGCCGGTGTACAGCAGGCCATGAAGAGCGGTGTTGTTGCCGGGTTTGCGATGCAGGATATCAAGGTTACCCTTCTTGATGGAAAATATCACGAGGTTGACTCTTCGGAAATGGCATTCAAGATTGCCGGTTCCATCGGTTTCAAGGGCGCAGCCAAAAAAGCTGATCCGGTTCTTCTTGAGCCGATCATGAAGGTTGAGGTTGTTACCCCTGAAGAGTATCTCGGAGATGTGATGGGTGACTTGTCAAGCCGCCGTGGTCATATTGAAGGTATGGGTCAGAGAGCCGGAGCGCAGTTTGTTAATTCCAAGGTGCCTCTTTCAGCGATGTTCGGTTACTCAACCGATCTTCGTTCGATGAGTCAAGGACGGGCAAACTACTCAATGGAATTTGACTGTTATCGCGAAGTGCCGCGCAATATTGCGGAGGCTTTGCAGGAGAAGCGGGTAAGCAAGGATTCGGAATAA
- the rplP gene encoding 50S ribosomal protein L16, whose product MLMPKRVKYRKTMRGRMKGNSGRGTLVTFGSFGLKAIESAWITSRQIEAARVAMTRFMKRDGKIWIRIFPDKPVTKKAAETRMGSGKGSPEFWVAVVKPGRIMFEADGVPREVATEAFRLAAQKLPIKTKFIVRPDYED is encoded by the coding sequence ATGTTAATGCCAAAGAGAGTCAAATATAGAAAGACAATGAGAGGCCGGATGAAGGGCAATTCCGGCAGAGGAACATTGGTAACTTTCGGTTCTTTCGGTTTAAAGGCTATTGAGTCCGCTTGGATTACCAGCCGTCAGATTGAAGCTGCACGTGTGGCAATGACCAGATTCATGAAGAGGGATGGTAAAATCTGGATCAGAATTTTCCCTGATAAACCGGTAACCAAGAAAGCTGCTGAAACCCGAATGGGTTCCGGTAAAGGTTCGCCCGAGTTCTGGGTAGCGGTTGTCAAGCCAGGCAGAATCATGTTTGAAGCTGATGGTGTACCAAGAGAGGTAGCAACCGAGGCTTTCAGACTTGCAGCACAGAAATTGCCGATCAAGACGAAGTTTATTGTCCGTCCTGATTACGAAGATTAA
- the rplV gene encoding 50S ribosomal protein L22, whose amino-acid sequence MEAKAILRHTPTSPRKMRLVAGLVRGKQVDLAKAILLNSTKSASRNLMQTLKSAVANYAQLNPDERVSDQELFVKAIFVDQGTTLKRMLPAPMGRAYRIRKRSNHLTIVIDKVKNPVTK is encoded by the coding sequence ATGGAAGCTAAAGCAATTTTACGGCACACGCCAACATCGCCAAGAAAGATGCGTCTTGTGGCTGGTCTTGTTCGAGGCAAGCAGGTCGATCTGGCAAAGGCCATTCTGCTCAACTCAACAAAGTCGGCGTCACGCAATCTCATGCAGACGCTCAAGTCAGCCGTTGCAAATTATGCGCAGCTGAATCCCGATGAGCGGGTCAGTGATCAGGAGCTATTCGTCAAGGCTATATTTGTTGATCAGGGAACGACACTGAAAAGAATGCTTCCAGCTCCTATGGGCCGGGCATACAGGATTCGCAAAAGATCGAATCATCTGACGATTGTCATTGATAAGGTTAAAAATCCAGTAACTAAATAA
- the tuf gene encoding elongation factor Tu, producing MAKESYKRDKPHVNIGTIGHVDHGKTTLTAAITSVLAKQGLALQRDFGSIDKAPEERERGITISTAHVEYQTKKRHYAHIDCPGHADYIKNMITGAAQMDGAILVVAGTDGPMPQTREHILLARQVNVPALVVFLNKVDIADPELIELVELELRELLTEYNFPGDDIPIIKGSALKALDGDPEAEKSIMELMDAVDEFIPEPVRDVDKPFLMPVEDVFSISGRGTVGTGRIERGRIKINEEVEIVGIKPTRKSVVTGIEMFQKLLDEGQAGDNAGLLLRGVDKTELERGMVIAKPGTIKPHTKFKAEVYILRKEEGGRHTPFFNGYRPQFYFRTTDVTGSVTLPEGVEMVMPGDNLSVEVELLAPIAMDEALRFAIREGGRTVGAGSVTKIIE from the coding sequence ATGGCAAAAGAGTCCTACAAAAGGGATAAACCTCATGTCAATATCGGAACCATTGGTCACGTTGACCATGGCAAAACAACCTTGACTGCAGCAATTACTTCGGTTCTTGCAAAGCAGGGTCTTGCACTGCAGCGCGATTTCGGCAGCATTGACAAGGCTCCTGAAGAGAGAGAGCGTGGTATCACCATCTCAACCGCACACGTTGAGTACCAGACGAAAAAGCGTCACTATGCGCACATCGACTGTCCTGGTCACGCTGACTACATTAAAAACATGATCACCGGTGCTGCCCAGATGGACGGCGCGATTCTTGTTGTAGCCGGTACCGATGGTCCTATGCCTCAGACCCGCGAGCACATTCTGCTTGCCCGTCAGGTAAACGTTCCTGCGCTTGTTGTATTCCTGAACAAGGTTGACATCGCAGATCCTGAACTTATCGAGCTTGTTGAGCTTGAGCTCAGAGAGCTTCTTACCGAGTATAACTTCCCCGGCGATGATATTCCGATCATCAAGGGTTCAGCTCTCAAGGCACTTGATGGTGATCCTGAAGCTGAAAAATCGATCATGGAGCTTATGGATGCGGTTGACGAGTTCATTCCTGAGCCTGTCCGCGACGTTGACAAACCTTTCCTTATGCCGGTTGAGGATGTATTCTCTATCTCCGGACGTGGTACTGTCGGTACCGGAAGGATCGAGAGAGGTCGCATCAAGATCAACGAAGAGGTTGAGATCGTTGGAATCAAGCCTACCCGTAAATCAGTGGTTACCGGAATCGAAATGTTCCAGAAGCTTCTTGATGAAGGTCAGGCTGGTGATAACGCAGGTCTTCTTCTTCGCGGTGTTGACAAGACTGAGCTTGAGCGTGGTATGGTTATCGCCAAACCCGGAACCATCAAGCCGCACACCAAGTTCAAGGCTGAGGTTTACATTCTGAGAAAAGAAGAGGGTGGACGTCACACACCGTTCTTCAACGGATACCGTCCCCAGTTCTACTTCCGTACCACAGACGTTACCGGTTCGGTTACGCTTCCTGAAGGTGTCGAGATGGTTATGCCTGGTGATAACCTTTCCGTTGAGGTTGAACTTCTTGCGCCTATTGCTATGGATGAAGCACTGCGTTTCGCTATCCGTGAGGGTGGTCGTACCGTTGGTGCAGGTTCCGTAACAAAGATTATCGAGTAA
- the rpsJ gene encoding 30S ribosomal protein S10, whose amino-acid sequence MAVQQKIRIKLKSYDHSLVDKWALRIIDVVKQTDAIIFGPIPLPTKSHVYTVNRSPHVDKKSREQFSFSSHKRLIEIINPTSRTIDMLMKLELPSGVDVEIKS is encoded by the coding sequence GTGGCTGTACAGCAAAAGATAAGGATCAAGCTCAAATCTTACGACCATAGTCTGGTTGACAAGTGGGCTTTAAGGATTATTGATGTGGTAAAGCAGACAGATGCTATCATCTTTGGTCCAATACCGCTGCCCACAAAATCGCACGTGTATACCGTAAACCGGTCGCCACATGTTGACAAGAAGTCGCGTGAGCAGTTTTCATTCTCCTCTCACAAGAGGTTGATTGAAATTATAAATCCGACATCCAGAACCATTGATATGCTGATGAAGCTTGAGCTTCCGAGCGGCGTTGATGTTGAAATTAAGTCTTAA
- a CDS encoding helix-turn-helix domain-containing protein, with protein MKNSESPIYPASQKELTALGERIRDARLRRRLSMEAVCLKADMSRPTLYKIENGDPSVAIGFYVEVLRELGLLEDLSLIAKEDAPGRRLQDESLPRRRRAPRTKPQTGERDGETLK; from the coding sequence ATGAAAAACAGTGAGTCACCTATATATCCTGCTTCGCAAAAAGAGCTGACCGCTCTCGGAGAACGCATCAGGGATGCACGGCTCCGTCGCCGACTCTCCATGGAGGCCGTCTGCCTCAAGGCTGACATGTCACGACCAACGCTCTATAAAATCGAGAATGGCGACCCTTCGGTTGCTATAGGCTTCTATGTTGAGGTGCTTCGTGAACTTGGGCTGCTCGAAGATTTGTCGCTGATCGCCAAAGAGGATGCTCCCGGCCGCCGCCTTCAGGATGAATCGCTTCCCCGTCGAAGAAGAGCGCCACGAACAAAGCCGCAGACCGGAGAACGTGATGGCGAAACGTTAAAATGA
- the rplB gene encoding 50S ribosomal protein L2, with translation MAIRKLAPVTPGSRFMSYPAFDEITKSTPEKSLLVPLKKSGGRNAAGRKTSRHRGGGHKRHYRIIDFKRNKDGVPATVAAIEYDPNRSSRIALLHYIDGEKRYILAPKGLNVGDKVESGEKVEIKTGNTMPLKNIPLGTDIHNIEMKAGKGGQIVRSAGGFAVLAAREGDYVTLKLPSGEIRKLRVECRATIGVLGNADHENIVLGKAGRSRWLGIRPQTRGMAMNPVDHPMGGGEGKSKSGGGRKHPKSPWGQLAKGLKTRNKKKASQKLIVRGRNAK, from the coding sequence ATGGCTATAAGGAAATTAGCGCCGGTCACGCCAGGGTCAAGGTTTATGTCATACCCTGCATTCGATGAAATCACAAAAAGCACGCCTGAAAAAAGCCTGCTTGTGCCCTTAAAGAAATCCGGCGGACGTAATGCTGCGGGACGCAAAACCTCAAGGCATAGAGGCGGCGGACATAAACGCCATTACAGGATTATCGATTTCAAACGCAACAAGGATGGCGTACCTGCAACCGTTGCTGCTATTGAGTATGATCCGAATCGTTCATCAAGAATTGCATTATTGCATTACATTGATGGAGAAAAACGTTATATTCTCGCCCCGAAAGGTTTGAATGTCGGTGACAAGGTGGAGAGCGGAGAGAAGGTCGAAATCAAGACCGGAAACACCATGCCGCTGAAAAACATACCGCTTGGTACTGATATTCATAATATTGAGATGAAGGCTGGAAAGGGCGGTCAGATTGTTCGTTCGGCAGGTGGATTTGCCGTACTTGCTGCCCGTGAAGGCGATTATGTCACACTGAAGCTTCCTTCCGGTGAAATCCGCAAGCTCAGGGTTGAGTGTCGTGCAACCATTGGTGTGCTTGGAAATGCCGATCATGAGAACATTGTTCTCGGTAAGGCAGGAAGAAGTCGCTGGCTTGGAATTCGCCCGCAGACAAGAGGTATGGCTATGAACCCGGTCGATCATCCGATGGGTGGTGGTGAAGGAAAGTCGAAGTCGGGTGGTGGACGCAAGCATCCGAAGTCACCATGGGGTCAGCTTGCCAAGGGTCTCAAGACCAGAAACAAGAAGAAGGCTTCACAGAAATTGATTGTACGCGGCAGAAACGCCAAATAA
- the rpsL gene encoding 30S ribosomal protein S12, with the protein MPTIQQLIRLGRSVKASKTASPALEKCPQKRGVCTRVYTTTPKKPNSALRKVARVRLSNKIEVTAYIPGEGHNLQEHSIVLIRGGRVKDLPGVRYHIVRGSLDTSGVADRKQSRSKYGAKQPKAGAAAPVKGKGR; encoded by the coding sequence ATGCCGACGATTCAGCAGCTCATCAGGCTCGGAAGAAGTGTAAAAGCGTCAAAAACAGCGTCACCGGCGCTTGAGAAATGCCCGCAGAAGCGTGGTGTATGTACGCGTGTTTACACGACCACTCCTAAAAAGCCTAACTCTGCACTGCGCAAGGTTGCGCGTGTCAGGTTGTCCAACAAGATTGAGGTTACAGCCTATATTCCTGGCGAAGGTCATAACCTGCAGGAGCATTCAATTGTTTTGATTCGTGGCGGCAGGGTGAAGGATCTTCCTGGTGTACGTTATCACATCGTGCGTGGTTCGCTGGATACGTCCGGTGTTGCTGATCGCAAGCAGAGTCGGTCGAAGTATGGAGCCAAACAGCCCAAGGCTGGTGCAGCCGCTCCTGTCAAGGGTAAAGGCAGATAA
- the rpsG gene encoding 30S ribosomal protein S7, which produces MSKKGGYKRIGVDFRYGDESVARFINAVMLDGKKAVATKIVYDAFGIIAEKMSGEDPLEVYRKAMSHIAPVVEVRSKRVGGATYQIPMEVKASRRGALAFRWLKLYAAKRGGKSMAEKLAAELMDAANEQGASVKKRDEVHRMADANKAFAHFRF; this is translated from the coding sequence ATGTCAAAAAAAGGTGGCTATAAAAGAATCGGTGTCGATTTTCGCTACGGCGATGAGAGTGTTGCCCGTTTCATTAATGCGGTAATGCTTGATGGCAAAAAGGCTGTCGCTACGAAGATTGTTTATGATGCGTTTGGTATCATTGCCGAGAAGATGAGTGGTGAGGATCCTCTGGAGGTTTACCGCAAGGCGATGTCACACATTGCTCCGGTTGTTGAGGTTCGCAGCAAGAGGGTTGGTGGCGCGACTTATCAGATTCCGATGGAGGTCAAGGCTTCCCGGAGAGGTGCGCTTGCATTCCGCTGGTTGAAGCTCTATGCGGCAAAGCGTGGAGGTAAATCCATGGCTGAGAAACTTGCTGCCGAATTGATGGATGCTGCCAACGAGCAGGGTGCATCGGTGAAAAAGCGTGATGAGGTTCATCGTATGGCTGATGCAAACAAGGCGTTTGCGCATTTCAGGTTCTAA
- the rpsC gene encoding 30S ribosomal protein S3, which translates to MGQKVNPTGFRLGIIRDWTSRWYDDSPVISEKIKQDHVIRNYVIARLKRERAGIARIVIERTTKHVKINIYAARPGAVVGRKGEEINNLSQELSRITGKEVKIDVVEVVKPEIEAQLIGDNIAYQLENRVSFRRAMKQAIQQAMRSGAEGVRIRCAGRLGGAEIARAEQYKEGKIPLHTIRANVDYASVTAHTIAGTIGIKVWVYKGEVLVQRIDAIEEDELKRIKERRNDAGARNRDGRNSKRRRRTKRA; encoded by the coding sequence TTGGGTCAGAAAGTTAATCCTACTGGATTCAGGCTTGGAATTATAAGGGACTGGACCTCACGCTGGTATGATGACAGCCCTGTTATATCTGAAAAGATCAAACAGGATCATGTTATCCGTAACTATGTTATTGCAAGACTGAAAAGAGAGAGAGCCGGTATTGCCCGTATCGTTATAGAGAGAACGACAAAGCATGTCAAGATCAATATCTATGCAGCCCGTCCGGGTGCAGTGGTTGGAAGAAAAGGCGAAGAGATCAATAATCTCTCACAGGAACTGAGCCGTATCACCGGTAAAGAGGTGAAAATTGATGTTGTTGAAGTCGTCAAGCCCGAGATCGAAGCACAGCTTATCGGCGACAACATTGCCTATCAGCTTGAAAACCGTGTCTCTTTCAGAAGGGCGATGAAACAGGCTATACAGCAGGCTATGCGTTCCGGAGCTGAAGGAGTCAGAATCCGTTGTGCAGGGCGTCTTGGCGGTGCTGAAATTGCCCGTGCTGAGCAGTACAAGGAAGGCAAGATTCCGCTCCATACTATTCGTGCCAATGTTGATTATGCAAGTGTCACTGCACATACCATTGCCGGTACCATCGGTATAAAGGTCTGGGTTTATAAAGGTGAGGTACTTGTTCAGCGTATTGATGCTATTGAAGAGGATGAGCTGAAGAGAATCAAGGAGAGACGCAATGATGCCGGTGCAAGAAATCGCGATGGTCGTAACAGTAAACGCCGTCGTCGCACCAAGCGAGCATAA
- the rplD gene encoding 50S ribosomal protein L4, with product MELKVLNTGGTETGEVVTLRDDIFGAEVSEHAIYLDVKSILANRRQGTHKSKTRAEVRGGGRKPLRQKGTGNARQGSTRSPLNSGGGTIFGPTPHGYDQKVNKKVKLLARRSALSAKAKDGKIVVVEDFKFDHIKTKPFAQILKNLGLAEKKTLLLTPEYDMIIARSGRNIEVLNIMTADKASTYDILHSQTVLVQKAALKTIEDTLG from the coding sequence ATGGAACTTAAAGTCTTAAATACCGGCGGTACTGAAACCGGGGAAGTGGTAACGCTCCGTGACGATATATTCGGCGCTGAAGTATCAGAACATGCGATCTATCTTGACGTCAAGTCGATTCTCGCAAACAGACGCCAGGGTACCCACAAGTCGAAAACCCGGGCTGAAGTAAGAGGCGGCGGCAGAAAGCCGTTACGTCAGAAAGGGACCGGTAATGCTCGTCAGGGTTCTACCCGTTCGCCACTCAACAGCGGCGGCGGTACCATCTTTGGACCAACTCCCCATGGATACGATCAGAAGGTAAACAAGAAGGTAAAGCTTCTTGCCCGTCGGTCCGCATTGAGTGCCAAGGCCAAAGACGGAAAGATCGTTGTTGTCGAAGATTTCAAATTCGACCACATTAAAACAAAGCCGTTTGCACAGATACTGAAAAATCTCGGTCTTGCCGAGAAGAAAACCCTGCTGCTTACTCCGGAATATGATATGATCATTGCTCGCTCCGGAAGAAATATAGAGGTACTTAATATCATGACAGCCGACAAGGCTTCAACGTACGATATACTGCACAGCCAGACCGTACTGGTTCAGAAGGCCGCGTTGAAAACAATAGAAGACACTTTAGGGTAA
- the rpsS gene encoding 30S ribosomal protein S19 — protein sequence MPRSLKKGPFIDIKLEKRILDMNSKGEKKVVKTWSRSTMISPDFVGHTIAVHNGKSHVPVYVGDNMVGHKLGEFSPTRTFRGHAGGGKAEKGGSAPRKK from the coding sequence ATGCCAAGATCACTTAAAAAGGGACCGTTCATTGATATAAAACTGGAAAAACGGATCCTTGACATGAACAGCAAGGGAGAAAAGAAGGTTGTCAAAACCTGGTCCAGAAGTACAATGATTTCGCCTGATTTTGTAGGTCACACGATTGCTGTACACAACGGCAAAAGTCATGTCCCGGTCTACGTTGGTGATAATATGGTAGGTCATAAGCTTGGAGAGTTTTCCCCGACAAGAACGTTTCGCGGCCATGCTGGTGGTGGTAAGGCTGAAAAAGGCGGCTCGGCTCCAAGGAAAAAATAA
- the rplW gene encoding 50S ribosomal protein L23 produces MKNPLLRPWLTEKSTGLTEKKGQYVFVVKPDADKTDIKIAVEQKFGVDVKSVRTVYCLGKSRRQNTRKGVVSGKKSDWKKAIITLAKGQSIDYYSGTTQKSEG; encoded by the coding sequence ATGAAAAACCCGTTGTTGCGCCCGTGGTTGACTGAAAAAAGTACTGGATTGACCGAGAAGAAAGGACAGTATGTTTTTGTTGTCAAGCCGGATGCTGATAAAACAGATATCAAGATTGCGGTAGAGCAGAAGTTTGGAGTAGACGTAAAATCAGTTCGCACGGTCTACTGCCTTGGCAAGTCACGTCGTCAGAACACAAGAAAAGGTGTTGTTTCCGGTAAGAAGAGTGACTGGAAGAAGGCAATCATTACACTTGCAAAAGGACAGTCGATCGATTATTACTCTGGTACGACCCAGAAGAGCGAAGGATAG